From a single Candoia aspera isolate rCanAsp1 chromosome 2, rCanAsp1.hap2, whole genome shotgun sequence genomic region:
- the PIK3R6 gene encoding phosphoinositide 3-kinase regulatory subunit 6, protein MENPEIESDFLRSVHALLRELDGHHPAFQSERGMLRWTLHKKIDRNPQNGILWIKILVKELERAERCNHRKHIIPLLHTLMYTLIKVPCISDDLYERVYDFCKKLLTLPKPFCTIGLDYACQLKLERTKPGILYQRKVSAEQGLKSDSFPYKDKIFMFVDPDLLSGAVCQALVDEVKAAQMFQCARSCMIYVIAHAFQTGLKEHCDMKDLHEVFQAKPIDEIEHCFQEVMAATEHAGEEMNVEYSQYVEELENIYSTLLSSSERGVKKSSVDRSSDIPLPNPKISFHLWTDEDQLWKELVQFLRSPSQSGEQDSLSPGLDGFEFQDLVPEYDCCEQTRFSVLSNDSGIERDLPPTADDMPSSCSAETEHSRLQRKGCLRKKYADNIALLQSNCSGQGAKPTGKLHRKSGGSSMEPIVKLKKLHTARILVLGDDRVLGRLAQAYHSLRKRESRRVFLTRRLKVHFYYVPVVEEQAASSLTEGEPCELAAYLGRADLWYESNINSLCYTIPKLATMPYSPSKSTLSELFIIDVIAYYVRLGLQPVFFQVYAVKIFFNNAALEPIEDIFLTELRVNFEEFNTSRDNLPIKKKPTTECPGAELTLLYKKVLLSNREKDETNSLRSTGLVVKTIPSNEFEDLVCLTVSIDEVIKTSNISGRSYSLMTNTIQMRSMSLRSTEQKSFTVFLDKDSRRAYKNVISIQVFPCLDPSYCLQKLRTKQTNLQEEEDDIGLAKYLPKSLLLPINTFAGIIQ, encoded by the exons GCAGAAAGATGTAACCATCGGAAGCACATCATCCCCTTGCTTCACACACTGATGTATACACTGATCAAA GTGCCTTGCATATCTGATGACCTATATGAGAGGGTCTATGATTTCTGCAAGAAGTTGCTTACTTTGCCCAAGCCTTTCTGTACTATTGGTTTGGATTATGCTTGTCAGCTGAAACTAGAACGGACAAAACCAG GGATATTATACCAAAGGAAAGTCTCTGCAGAACAAGGTCTCAAAAGTGACTCATTCCCCTATAAGGATAA GATTTTCATGTTTGTTGATCCAGATTTGCTCTCTGGGGCTGTATGCCAGGCACTAGTTGATGAAGTCAAGGCTGCTCAAATGTTCCAGTGTGCCAGGTCCTGCATGATTTATGTGATAGCACATGCCTTCCAAACAGGGCTGAAGGAACACTGTGATATGAAGGACCTGCATGAAGTATTTCAG GCAAAGCCCATAGATGAGATTGAACACTGTTTCCAAGAAGTGATGGCGGCCACTGAACATGCAGGCGAAGAGATGAATGTGGAATATAGTCAATATGTTGAGGAACTTGAGAACATCTACAGTACATTGCTGAGTTCTTCAGAGAGAG gGGTGAAGAAGTCTTCAGTAGACAGAAGTTCAGACATCCCTTTACCCAACCCTAAAATCAGCTTCCACCTGTGGACTGATGAAGACCAACTTT GGAAAGAGCTGGTGCAGTTTCTCCGTTCACCAAGTCAATCTGGTGAACAGGATTCTCTAAGTCCAGGACTGGATGGCTTTGAATTTCAAGATTTGGTGCCAGAGTATGACTGCTGTGAACAGACACGTTTCTCTGTGCTCTCCAATGACAGTGGGATCGAGCGAGACTTGCCCCCTACAGCTGATGACATGCCATCTTCCTGCAGTGCTGAGACTGAGCACTCCCGGCTCCAGAGAAAGGGTTGTTTGCGGAAGAAATATGCAGATAACATAGCTTTGCTTCAAAGTAATTGCAGTGGGCAAGGTGCAAAGCCTACTGGGAAACTGCACCGGAAATCTGGTGGTAGTTCCATGGAACCAATAGTTAAACTGAAAAAACTACATACAGCTCGTATCTTGGTGCTGGGTGATGACAGGGTTCTGGGGCGCCTTGCCCAGGCCTATCACTCCTTGAG GAAGCGGGAAAGCAGACGGGTATTTCTTACACGAAGGTTAAAAGtgcatttttattatgtgcctGTTGTAGAAGAACAAGCAGCCTCTTCCCTTACTGAG GGGGAGCCGTGTGAGTTGGCTGCTTATCTAGGAAGAGCTGATCTGTGGTACGAGAGCAATATTAACTCCCTCTGTTACACGATTCCAAAGCTGGCCACTATG CCTTACTCACCAAGCAAATCCACACTATCCGAATTGTTCATTATTGATGTGATAGCATATTATGTGCGTCTGGGCTTACAGCCAGTTTTCTTCCAAGTCTACGCAGTGAAG attttttttaataatgctgcCTTGGAGCCAATTGAGGACATTTTCCTCACTGAATTAAGAGTAAACTTTGAAGAATTCAACACTTCTAGAG ACAATTTACCAATAAAGAAGAAACCAACAACAGAATGTCCTGGTGCAGAACTTACATTATTATATAAAAAG GTTTTGCTGAGTAACCGTGAAAAGGATGAGACAAATTCTTTGCGATCCACAGGCCTTGTTGTAAAAACCATTCCATCAAATGAGTTTGAAG ATCTAGTGTGCTTGACTGTAAGTATTGATGAAGTCATAAAAACCTCCAACATCTCAGGACGATCATATTCT ttaATGACAAACACTATACAAATGCGCAGCATGAGTCTCAGAAGTACAGAACAAAAgtctttcactgtgttccttgacaaGGATTCCAGACGAGCCTATAAGAATGTTATCAG tattcAAGTGTTTCCCTGCCTAGATCCCAGCTACTGTTTGCAAAAGTTAAGAACAAAACAGACCAACTTGCAAGAGGAAGAAGATGATATAGGACTGGCTAAATACTTGCCTAAGTCTTTACTCTTACCCATCAACACTTTTGCAGGCATTATTCAATAG